One stretch of Lachnospiraceae bacterium oral taxon 096 DNA includes these proteins:
- a CDS encoding gamma-glutamyl-gamma-aminobutyrate hydrolase family protein, giving the protein MLNRKGVDFMKKPIIGISGNIITDSSGNFAGYHRAYVNDDYIDSVVQNGGIPLMIPLNEDKEIVREQVRAVDAILLSGGQDVSPLNYNEEPSPKLGETFPQRDQFDFQLIQYAMEENKPILGICRGIQIINTYFGGSLYQDLSDFENKVIMHNQAKNPQLPTHTVTIERNSKLFEIFKEEKLLTNSFHHQAVKEVGKGLAVTARTSDGIIEAIEHRDYPFLIAIQWHPEMLHKSVAKMNLIFSALIVTAGGKKDE; this is encoded by the coding sequence ATGTTGAATAGAAAAGGAGTTGATTTTATGAAAAAACCAATCATTGGAATCTCTGGAAATATCATCACCGACAGTTCTGGAAATTTTGCTGGCTATCACCGTGCCTATGTCAATGATGATTACATTGATTCTGTTGTCCAAAATGGAGGCATTCCATTGATGATTCCATTGAATGAAGATAAAGAAATTGTCAGAGAACAGGTTCGAGCTGTCGATGCCATTCTTCTCTCCGGTGGACAAGATGTCTCACCACTAAATTACAACGAAGAACCATCTCCAAAATTAGGAGAAACTTTTCCACAGCGAGATCAATTTGATTTTCAATTAATTCAATACGCAATGGAAGAAAATAAGCCTATTCTTGGAATTTGTCGAGGAATTCAAATCATTAACACTTACTTTGGTGGGTCACTCTATCAAGATTTAAGTGATTTTGAAAACAAGGTAATTATGCACAATCAGGCAAAGAATCCTCAGCTTCCAACACACACCGTAACGATTGAAAGAAATTCAAAACTATTTGAGATTTTTAAAGAAGAGAAACTACTAACAAATTCATTCCACCATCAAGCAGTAAAAGAAGTCGGCAAAGGTTTAGCTGTAACTGCAAGGACAAGTGATGGCATCATTGAAGCCATTGAACACAGAGATTATCCATTTCTGATAGCTATTCAATGGCATCCTGAAATGCTTCACAAAAGCGTAGCCAAAATGAATCTGATCTTTTCTGCTCTCATTGTCACCGCTGGAGGGAAAAAAGATGAATAA